A stretch of Alkalicella caledoniensis DNA encodes these proteins:
- a CDS encoding two-component system sensor histidine kinase NtrB — MLKNFNYKSNEFFLDIIEDHVIMERDSIEVAQVPPLPQRELDILVKKNQVFLRMSQTFISRILDQIPTSSAILIFEKDGVLINKIVKGELELQDSFKVKVGVEFNASFGTNPIRESLVQGKIIVCERFSQCLSTKKYRTLIAIPIKDSQMGKYYGSLGFVIPHEDYSPLILQLFKLTCDLINLSLTRVADMKDVQNYFEQMFGSLAHEIKNMLTTIRGFVQLLSKCEPDNESSKEGYSKFILNELDRAHGILKNSIFYSTSTNHRVNVCKISDIIHDVLSNLHSTIINYNIELNLDVSPDIPAITGDSTQFRQVFLNIIQNAIESMPNGGTLSVICYFSNLQIYTSIKDTGVGMPANIRKKIFQPFFSTKHGGTGLGLSVSKQVIEQYKGQIYVTSSKNKGTSFTIILPT; from the coding sequence ATGTTGAAAAACTTCAATTACAAGAGTAACGAATTTTTCCTCGACATTATAGAAGATCATGTTATTATGGAGCGTGACTCTATAGAGGTAGCACAGGTCCCTCCCCTTCCCCAAAGAGAATTGGATATTTTAGTTAAAAAGAACCAAGTTTTTTTACGTATGTCTCAAACTTTTATAAGCAGAATACTTGATCAAATACCTACTAGCTCGGCAATATTGATCTTTGAAAAAGATGGAGTCTTAATTAATAAAATTGTAAAAGGCGAGTTAGAACTACAAGATAGTTTCAAGGTAAAGGTAGGAGTTGAGTTTAATGCCAGCTTTGGCACCAACCCCATAAGAGAGTCCTTAGTTCAGGGTAAAATAATTGTCTGCGAAAGATTTTCTCAGTGTTTAAGTACAAAAAAATATAGGACACTAATTGCCATACCAATCAAGGATAGTCAAATGGGAAAGTATTATGGTTCATTGGGTTTCGTTATACCCCATGAAGATTATAGCCCCTTAATATTACAACTTTTTAAATTAACCTGTGATTTGATAAATCTATCACTTACAAGGGTTGCTGACATGAAGGACGTCCAAAATTATTTTGAACAGATGTTCGGGAGTTTAGCCCATGAAATCAAAAACATGTTAACAACAATTAGAGGATTTGTACAGCTTTTGAGCAAATGCGAGCCAGATAATGAATCCTCAAAAGAAGGGTATTCAAAGTTTATATTAAACGAGCTAGACCGTGCACACGGAATATTAAAGAATTCCATTTTTTATTCTACTTCCACCAACCATAGGGTTAACGTATGCAAAATCTCCGACATAATTCACGATGTTTTAAGTAATCTACATTCTACAATTATAAACTATAATATAGAGTTAAACTTAGATGTTTCACCTGATATCCCTGCAATAACAGGTGATAGTACACAGTTTAGGCAGGTATTCCTTAATATAATACAAAATGCCATTGAGTCCATGCCTAATGGTGGAACTTTGTCAGTTATATGTTATTTTTCCAACCTACAAATTTACACTTCAATAAAGGACACGGGTGTTGGTATGCCTGCCAATATAAGAAAAAAGATATTTCAGCCATTCTTTTCAACAAAGCATGGGGGCACGGGTTTAGGTCTTTCAGTTAGCAAGCAAGTTATTGAACAATATAAAGGACAGATATATGTCACGTCATCTAAAAACAAAGGAACAAGTTTTACCATAATCTTACCCACTTAG
- a CDS encoding MarR family winged helix-turn-helix transcriptional regulator, translated as MVEKEFPGYVEEIESLIRKVSFVIKCRGRDILNDFEITPPQFNALLLLSEHGDMTIGELGSKMYLASSTATDLIDRMERNSLVERVRDENDRRVVRLHMTKKGKQMILEVVESRKRYLDDILTHVDQSDQQKLVGSLTKIYDLMKDEYNKK; from the coding sequence ATGGTAGAAAAAGAGTTCCCGGGATACGTGGAAGAAATAGAATCATTAATTAGGAAGGTTAGTTTTGTAATAAAATGTAGGGGTAGGGATATTTTAAATGATTTTGAAATAACTCCTCCACAGTTTAATGCACTTTTACTGTTATCTGAGCATGGAGATATGACCATAGGTGAGCTTGGAAGTAAGATGTACTTGGCAAGCAGTACAGCAACTGACCTTATCGATAGAATGGAAAGGAACTCCCTAGTTGAGAGGGTTAGGGATGAAAACGACCGTAGAGTTGTTAGATTACACATGACTAAAAAAGGTAAACAGATGATCCTTGAGGTTGTTGAAAGCAGAAAAAGATATTTAGATGATATACTTACACATGTAGATCAGTCAGATCAGCAAAAGCTTGTAGGATCATTGACAAAAATATATGATCTTATGAAAGATGAATACAATAAAAAATAA
- a CDS encoding MATE family efflux transporter, with translation MELGRGQAIEVENPRSKVINLAWPAITEMFMATLVQFVDTAMVGQLGPIAISAISLSSSPMWLIMGIFTGVSVGTTALVARYVGANEPTKAGEVAKQSILLGALMAMVITLLTLTLGQYVPKWMGAEPEVLPYATAYLKIMSLTFILHFVSFIVSGVLRGAGDTKTPMRINVFANILNVFGNFFLIFPTRLITIGGPFNIPILGEISFPTVEFTMWGAGLGVSGAAISTAVSRGIAGVIVLFILFSGKFIVKLRIKEKLKFDLAIIKNILSIGLPAALERVAMSSGQLFFTRIVAGLGTSMLAAHHLAIVAESLSYMPGNGFSMAATTLVGQSLGANKPDEAEKYGFETLKLGVIVMSLMGFIFFFFPHYLISIFNSDPEVIKYGSMCLRIVAFAQPFFSSAMVLSGALRGAGDTRWPLIYAFTGMWVVRLSLAVIFVYLFDLGLMGAWLAMVADLSIRGTLIFLRFKSGKWKHIKVS, from the coding sequence TTGGAATTAGGGAGAGGGCAAGCTATAGAGGTTGAAAACCCGAGGAGTAAGGTTATAAATTTGGCATGGCCTGCAATAACCGAAATGTTTATGGCAACTTTGGTCCAATTTGTTGACACTGCCATGGTAGGACAACTAGGTCCTATAGCTATTTCAGCAATTTCTTTGAGTTCATCTCCTATGTGGCTTATTATGGGGATTTTTACAGGAGTTAGTGTCGGTACAACTGCTTTGGTGGCAAGGTATGTTGGAGCAAACGAACCTACAAAAGCCGGTGAGGTTGCAAAACAGTCAATACTTTTAGGAGCACTAATGGCCATGGTAATAACATTGTTAACCCTGACACTTGGACAATACGTGCCTAAGTGGATGGGAGCAGAACCTGAAGTTTTACCCTATGCCACAGCATATTTAAAAATTATGAGCCTAACGTTTATTTTGCATTTTGTCTCCTTTATTGTAAGTGGTGTGTTAAGGGGAGCAGGAGATACAAAAACACCTATGCGAATAAATGTTTTTGCAAATATCTTAAATGTCTTTGGAAACTTTTTTTTGATTTTCCCAACTAGGCTAATAACCATTGGGGGACCATTTAATATACCTATCTTAGGGGAAATCTCTTTTCCCACCGTAGAATTTACCATGTGGGGTGCAGGATTAGGTGTTAGTGGTGCGGCAATATCAACGGCTGTTTCTAGGGGGATTGCAGGTGTAATTGTATTATTTATACTTTTTAGTGGTAAATTTATAGTAAAGCTACGTATAAAAGAAAAGCTTAAATTTGATTTAGCAATTATTAAAAATATTTTAAGTATAGGTTTACCTGCAGCTTTAGAAAGGGTCGCAATGAGTTCAGGACAACTATTCTTTACTCGTATAGTTGCAGGGTTAGGAACAAGTATGTTGGCTGCACATCATTTGGCTATAGTAGCTGAATCATTATCCTATATGCCTGGTAACGGGTTTTCCATGGCGGCTACAACCCTCGTAGGCCAGTCCTTAGGTGCTAATAAACCAGATGAGGCAGAAAAGTATGGATTTGAGACTTTAAAACTTGGCGTAATTGTAATGTCCTTAATGGGGTTTATTTTTTTCTTTTTTCCCCATTACTTAATAAGTATTTTTAATAGTGATCCAGAAGTCATAAAATATGGATCAATGTGTCTTAGAATTGTTGCATTTGCACAACCATTTTTTTCTTCAGCTATGGTTTTATCGGGAGCATTAAGAGGTGCAGGTGACACAAGGTGGCCGCTAATATATGCATTCACTGGAATGTGGGTTGTTAGATTAAGTTTAGCTGTCATTTTCGTTTACCTATTCGATTTAGGCCTTATGGGCGCATGGCTGGCCATGGTAGCTGACTTAAGTATAAGAGGAACATTGATATTTTTAAGATTCAAAAGTGGTAAATGGAAACATATTAAAGTATCCTAA